Proteins encoded in a region of the Kryptolebias marmoratus isolate JLee-2015 linkage group LG14, ASM164957v2, whole genome shotgun sequence genome:
- the st8sia5 gene encoding alpha-2,8-sialyltransferase 8E isoform X3: MLRRRMAYSDPSAGKDLLGSRSLCFIFICAFGLVTLLQQILYGKNYIKRYLENYDGAFDYNSTACRELRQEIMDVKALTMVKTSELFERWRNLQVCKWEQNKDETGNFKMSLSRCCNAPSFLFTTKRNTPAGTKLRYEVDTSGILPITTEIFKMFPDDMPYSKSQFKKCAVIGNGGIIKNSKCGKEIDSADFVFRCNVPPINEKYSADVGTKTDLVTINPSIITERFQKLEKWRRPFYEVLQNYENSSVVLPAFYNTRNTDVSFRVKYMLDDFDSQRGVFFFHPQYLLNVQRFWAVQGVRAKRLSSGLMLVTAALELCEEVHLYGFWAFPMNPSGIFITHHYYDNVKPRPGFHAMPHEIFNFIHMHTRGIINVHTGRCT; this comes from the exons ATGCTGCGCCGCAGGATGGCTTACTCCGACCCGTCGGCGGGTAAAGATCTGCTCGGCAGCAGGTCGCtctgtttcatatttatttgcGCATTTGGACTCGTCACACTTTTACAGCAGATCCTCTATGGAAAGAACTACATCAAGAG GTATCTGGAAAACTATGATGGTGCCTTTGACTACAACTCCACAGCATGCAGGGAGCTCAGACAAGAGATTATGGACGTCAAAGCCCTGACAAT ggTGAAAACCTCCGAGCTGTTTGAGAGGTGGCGTAATCTGCAGGTGTGTAAGTGGGAGCAGAACAAGGATGAGACTGGCAACTTTAA GATGTCTCTGTCCCGCTGCTGTAATGCTCCGTCCTTTCTGTTCACCACCAAGAGGAACACGCCTGCAGGGACCAAACTGAGGTACGAGGTGGACACTAGTGGGATCCTTCCCATTACCACAGAGATCTTTAAGATGTTCCCAGAT GACATGCCGTACTCCAAGTCACAGTTCAAAAAGTGTGCTGTAATTGGAAATGGCGGCATCATCAAGAACAGCAAATGTGGAAAGGAAATCGATTCAGCAGACTTTGTTTTCAg ATGCAACGTGCCACCCATTAATGAGAAGTACTCAGCAGATGTCGGCACTAAAACAGATCTGGTGACAATAAATCCGAGCATTATTACGGAGAG gTTTCAGAAGCTGGAGAAATGGCGCCGACCTTTTTACGAAGTCCTTCAGAATTACGAGAACTCCTCGGTGGTGCTGCCCGCCTTCTACAACACCCGCAACACGGATGTTTCTTTCAGAGTCAAGTACATGCTGGACGATTTTGACTCCCAGAGGGGTGTGTTCTTCTTCCACCCACAGTATCTCCTGAATGTGCAGCGCTTCTGGGCAGTGCAGGGGGTGCGGGCTAAGCGACTCAGCAGTGGCCTGATGCTTGTGACTGCTGCCTTGGAGCTGTGCGAGGAGGTCCACCTCTATGGATTCTGGGCTTTCCCCATGAACCCCTCTGGCATCTTCATCACTCACCACTACTATGACAACGTCAAGCCACGCCCTGGTTTTCATGCTATGCCCCACGAAATTTTCAACTTCattcacatgcacacacgtGGAATTATCAATGTACATACAGGGCGGTGTACGTGA
- the st8sia5 gene encoding alpha-2,8-sialyltransferase 8E isoform X1 codes for MLRRRMAYSDPSAGKDLLGSRSLCFIFICAFGLVTLLQQILYGKNYIKSAQQFSRLKGDETGNWTGPVNFFDDGSLKPARNGRKRCYRQIFQPDSQISVIVTPCLADIKKKKNHSQRYLENYDGAFDYNSTACRELRQEIMDVKALTMVKTSELFERWRNLQVCKWEQNKDETGNFKMSLSRCCNAPSFLFTTKRNTPAGTKLRYEVDTSGILPITTEIFKMFPDDMPYSKSQFKKCAVIGNGGIIKNSKCGKEIDSADFVFRCNVPPINEKYSADVGTKTDLVTINPSIITERFQKLEKWRRPFYEVLQNYENSSVVLPAFYNTRNTDVSFRVKYMLDDFDSQRGVFFFHPQYLLNVQRFWAVQGVRAKRLSSGLMLVTAALELCEEVHLYGFWAFPMNPSGIFITHHYYDNVKPRPGFHAMPHEIFNFIHMHTRGIINVHTGRCT; via the exons ATGCTGCGCCGCAGGATGGCTTACTCCGACCCGTCGGCGGGTAAAGATCTGCTCGGCAGCAGGTCGCtctgtttcatatttatttgcGCATTTGGACTCGTCACACTTTTACAGCAGATCCTCTATGGAAAGAACTACATCAAGAG TGCGCAACAGTTTAGCCGACTCAAAGGGGACGAGACCGGAAATTGGACCGGCCCCGTTAATTTCTTCGATGACGGATCTCTGAAGCCTGCCAGAAATGGAAGGAAAAG ATGTTATCGTCAGATTTTTCAGCCAGATTCACAGATCTCCGTAATAGTCACACCCTGCCTAGCTGatattaagaagaaaaaaaaccactcTCAAAG GTATCTGGAAAACTATGATGGTGCCTTTGACTACAACTCCACAGCATGCAGGGAGCTCAGACAAGAGATTATGGACGTCAAAGCCCTGACAAT ggTGAAAACCTCCGAGCTGTTTGAGAGGTGGCGTAATCTGCAGGTGTGTAAGTGGGAGCAGAACAAGGATGAGACTGGCAACTTTAA GATGTCTCTGTCCCGCTGCTGTAATGCTCCGTCCTTTCTGTTCACCACCAAGAGGAACACGCCTGCAGGGACCAAACTGAGGTACGAGGTGGACACTAGTGGGATCCTTCCCATTACCACAGAGATCTTTAAGATGTTCCCAGAT GACATGCCGTACTCCAAGTCACAGTTCAAAAAGTGTGCTGTAATTGGAAATGGCGGCATCATCAAGAACAGCAAATGTGGAAAGGAAATCGATTCAGCAGACTTTGTTTTCAg ATGCAACGTGCCACCCATTAATGAGAAGTACTCAGCAGATGTCGGCACTAAAACAGATCTGGTGACAATAAATCCGAGCATTATTACGGAGAG gTTTCAGAAGCTGGAGAAATGGCGCCGACCTTTTTACGAAGTCCTTCAGAATTACGAGAACTCCTCGGTGGTGCTGCCCGCCTTCTACAACACCCGCAACACGGATGTTTCTTTCAGAGTCAAGTACATGCTGGACGATTTTGACTCCCAGAGGGGTGTGTTCTTCTTCCACCCACAGTATCTCCTGAATGTGCAGCGCTTCTGGGCAGTGCAGGGGGTGCGGGCTAAGCGACTCAGCAGTGGCCTGATGCTTGTGACTGCTGCCTTGGAGCTGTGCGAGGAGGTCCACCTCTATGGATTCTGGGCTTTCCCCATGAACCCCTCTGGCATCTTCATCACTCACCACTACTATGACAACGTCAAGCCACGCCCTGGTTTTCATGCTATGCCCCACGAAATTTTCAACTTCattcacatgcacacacgtGGAATTATCAATGTACATACAGGGCGGTGTACGTGA
- the rpl37 gene encoding 60S ribosomal protein L37 has product MTKGTSSFGKRRNKTHTLCRRCGAKAYHLQKSSCGKCGYPEKRKRKYNWSAKAKRRNTTGTGRLRHLKVVYRRFRNGFREGTTPKPRRAAVAASSSS; this is encoded by the exons ATG ACCAAAGGGACATCCTCTTTCGGTAAGCGCCGAAACAAGACGCACACCTTGTGCCGTCGTTGTGGGGCCAAGGCTTATCACCTGCAGAAGTCTTCCTGCGGCAAGTGTGGCTACCCCGAGAAGCGCAAGAGAAAGT ACAACTGGAGCGCTAAGGCCAAGAGGAGGAACACCACTGGGACTGGTCGTCTGAGACACCTGAAGGTTGTGTACCGCAGATTCAG aaatggTTTCCGGGAAGGCACCACCCCCAAACCCAGACGTGCTGCAGTGGCCGCCTCCAGCTCATCCTAA
- the st8sia5 gene encoding alpha-2,8-sialyltransferase 8E isoform X2: MLRRRMAYSDPSAGKDLLGSRSLCFIFICAFGLVTLLQQILYGKNYIKSAQQFSRLKGDETGNWTGPVNFFDDGSLKPARNGRKRYLENYDGAFDYNSTACRELRQEIMDVKALTMVKTSELFERWRNLQVCKWEQNKDETGNFKMSLSRCCNAPSFLFTTKRNTPAGTKLRYEVDTSGILPITTEIFKMFPDDMPYSKSQFKKCAVIGNGGIIKNSKCGKEIDSADFVFRCNVPPINEKYSADVGTKTDLVTINPSIITERFQKLEKWRRPFYEVLQNYENSSVVLPAFYNTRNTDVSFRVKYMLDDFDSQRGVFFFHPQYLLNVQRFWAVQGVRAKRLSSGLMLVTAALELCEEVHLYGFWAFPMNPSGIFITHHYYDNVKPRPGFHAMPHEIFNFIHMHTRGIINVHTGRCT, from the exons ATGCTGCGCCGCAGGATGGCTTACTCCGACCCGTCGGCGGGTAAAGATCTGCTCGGCAGCAGGTCGCtctgtttcatatttatttgcGCATTTGGACTCGTCACACTTTTACAGCAGATCCTCTATGGAAAGAACTACATCAAGAG TGCGCAACAGTTTAGCCGACTCAAAGGGGACGAGACCGGAAATTGGACCGGCCCCGTTAATTTCTTCGATGACGGATCTCTGAAGCCTGCCAGAAATGGAAGGAAAAG GTATCTGGAAAACTATGATGGTGCCTTTGACTACAACTCCACAGCATGCAGGGAGCTCAGACAAGAGATTATGGACGTCAAAGCCCTGACAAT ggTGAAAACCTCCGAGCTGTTTGAGAGGTGGCGTAATCTGCAGGTGTGTAAGTGGGAGCAGAACAAGGATGAGACTGGCAACTTTAA GATGTCTCTGTCCCGCTGCTGTAATGCTCCGTCCTTTCTGTTCACCACCAAGAGGAACACGCCTGCAGGGACCAAACTGAGGTACGAGGTGGACACTAGTGGGATCCTTCCCATTACCACAGAGATCTTTAAGATGTTCCCAGAT GACATGCCGTACTCCAAGTCACAGTTCAAAAAGTGTGCTGTAATTGGAAATGGCGGCATCATCAAGAACAGCAAATGTGGAAAGGAAATCGATTCAGCAGACTTTGTTTTCAg ATGCAACGTGCCACCCATTAATGAGAAGTACTCAGCAGATGTCGGCACTAAAACAGATCTGGTGACAATAAATCCGAGCATTATTACGGAGAG gTTTCAGAAGCTGGAGAAATGGCGCCGACCTTTTTACGAAGTCCTTCAGAATTACGAGAACTCCTCGGTGGTGCTGCCCGCCTTCTACAACACCCGCAACACGGATGTTTCTTTCAGAGTCAAGTACATGCTGGACGATTTTGACTCCCAGAGGGGTGTGTTCTTCTTCCACCCACAGTATCTCCTGAATGTGCAGCGCTTCTGGGCAGTGCAGGGGGTGCGGGCTAAGCGACTCAGCAGTGGCCTGATGCTTGTGACTGCTGCCTTGGAGCTGTGCGAGGAGGTCCACCTCTATGGATTCTGGGCTTTCCCCATGAACCCCTCTGGCATCTTCATCACTCACCACTACTATGACAACGTCAAGCCACGCCCTGGTTTTCATGCTATGCCCCACGAAATTTTCAACTTCattcacatgcacacacgtGGAATTATCAATGTACATACAGGGCGGTGTACGTGA